The following proteins are encoded in a genomic region of Fusarium oxysporum f. sp. lycopersici 4287 chromosome 1, whole genome shotgun sequence:
- a CDS encoding dUTP pyrophosphatase, whose protein sequence is MQYPRQLLLHSSSSYSTMTSETLVPDNSAVSSPPAKRAKTAATMEGPPPLQIKKLSDKGRLPTRGSAFAAGYDIYAARDTTIPARGKALVDTDISMAVPAGTYGRIAPRSGLASKHFIDTGAGVIDADYRGQVKVLLFNHNESDFEVKEGDRIAQLVLERIYTPEVVEVQELEESVRGAGGFGSTG, encoded by the exons TCCACGACAATTGCTTCTCcattcctcctcctcataTTCAACAATGACCTCTGAAACTCTCGTCCCTGATAACTCTGCCGTTTCTTCACCTCCCGCCAAACGTGCCAAGACCGCCGCTACAATGGAAGGTCCCCCACCACTGCAGATTAAGAAGCTTTCCGACAAGGGTCGTTTGCCCACTCGTGGGAGTGCCTTTGCTGCCGGCTACGATATCTACGCTGCTCGCGACACAACAATTCCCGCTCGTGGCAAGGCGCTAGTTGACACTGATATCAGCATGGCTGTGCCTGCCGGAACCT ATGGACGCATTGCCCCTCGATCGGGTCTCGCTTCCAAGCATTTCATTGACACAGGCGCTGGTGTCATCGATGCCGATTACCGCGGCCAGGTCAAGGTCCTGCTCTTCAACCACAACGAATCCGACTTTGAGGTGAAGGAGGGCGACCGCATTGCTCAACTTGTTCTGGAGCGCATCTACACCCCCGAGGTTGTCGAGGTTCAAGAACTCGAGGAGAGTGTCCGAGGCGCTGGTGGCTTCGGCAGCACTGGTTAG